One Pyrus communis chromosome 4, drPyrComm1.1, whole genome shotgun sequence genomic region harbors:
- the LOC137731094 gene encoding ATP sulfurylase 1, chloroplastic: MASMATLFVKTPYPSHSFPKNSTTHSFPALKLSTHLGSKPRTPQRLRISNGLIEPDGGKLVELFVHESKKGETKKEAAALPRIKLSSIDLQWVHVISEGWSSPLRGFMRESEFLQTLHFNSLRLDDGSVVNMSVPIVLAIDDAQKRRIGDSTRVALVDSDDNLIAILKDIEIYKHHKEERIARTWGTTAPGLPYVDQAITNAGNWLIGGDLEVLEPIKYNDGLDRFRLSPAQLREEFTKRNADAVFAFQLRNPVHNGHALLMTDTRRRLLEMGYKNPILLLHPLGGYTKADDVPLSWRMKQHEKVLGDGVLDPQTTVVSIFPSPMHYAGPTEVQWHAKARINAGADFYIVGRDPAGMGHPTEKRDLYDADHGKKVLSMAPGLERLNILPFKVAAYDKTQGKMAFFDPSRPQDFLFISGTKMRTLARNKENPPEGFMCPSGWKVLVDYYDSLAPADKGKVPEAVPA, from the exons ATGGCGTCCATGGCCACCCTTTTCGTCAAAACCCCCTACCCCTCTCACTCTTTCCCCAAAAATTCAACTACCCATTCCTTCCCGGCACTCAAGCTCTCAACCCATCTCGGGTCCAAGCCCAGGACCCCCCAGAGGCTCCGAATTTCAAACGGGTTGATCGAGCCGGACGGCGGGAAGCTCGTCGAGCTCTTCGTCCATGAGTCGAAGAAGGGCGAGACGAAGAAAGAGGCGGCGGCGCTGCCCAGGATCAAGCTTTCAAGCATCGACCTCCAATGGGTTCACGTGATCAGCGAAGGCTGGTCGAGCCCTCTCCGCGGATTCATGAGAGAATCCGAGTTCCTCCAAACTCTTCATTTCAATTCGCTCCGACTCGATGACGGGTCGGTAGTGAATATGTCCGTGCCGATCGTTCTGGCCATCGACGACGCGCAGAAACGCCGGATCGGCGATTCGACCAGAGTCGCGCTTGTCGACTCGGATGATAATCTGATCGCTATTTTGAAAGA TATTGAGATCTATAAGCACCATAAAGAAGAACGGATTGCCCGCACTTGGGGAACAACCGCCCCTGGTTTGCCTTATGTTGATCAAGCCATAACCAATGCTGGAAATTGGCTGATTGGAGGTGACCTAGAGGTTCTAGAACCTATAAAGTACAATGATGGCCTTGATCGCTTCCGATTGTCTCCTGCACAACTCCGTGAAGAATTCACAAAGCGCAATGCTGACGCTGTATTTGCGTTTCAGCTGCGAAATCCTGTCCACAATGGACATGCTTTGCTGATGACTGATACCCGTCGTCGGCTTCTTGAGATGGGTTACAAGAACCCCATTCTGTTGCTGCATCCATTGGGAGGCTATACAAAGGCAGATGACGTTCCACTTAGTTGGCGAATGAAACAACATGAGAAG GTTCTTGGGGATGGTGTCCTTGATCCCCAGACGACTGTTGTTTCCATTTTTCCCTCTCCCATGCATTACGCTGGCCCAACTGAGGTGCAGTGGCATGCAAAGGCTAGGATCAATGCAGGGGCCGACTTTTATATTGTTGGTCGGGATCCTGCAGGTATGGGTCATCCAACTGAGAAGAGAGATCTGTATGATGCCGATCATGGCAAGAAAGTATTAAGCATGGCACCTGGACTGGAGCGACTTAACATCCTTCCCTTCAAG GTTGCTGCTTATGATAAAACTCAAGGAAAAATGGCATTTTTTGATCCCTCGAGGCCTCAAGACTTCCTTTTCATATCTGGCACAAAG ATGCGAACACTTGCAAGGAACAAAGAGAACCCTCCTGAAGGATTCATGTGCCCCAGTGGCTGGAAGGTGCTAGTTGACTACTATGACAGTTTGGCTCCTGCAGACAAAGGTAAAGTCCCAGAAGCAGTTCCAGCCTAG